In the genome of Phaeobacter gallaeciensis DSM 26640, one region contains:
- a CDS encoding glycosyltransferase family 4 protein yields MKFLFVHQNMPGQYREMIQWLADQGEHEIVFLTQRNDVKLPGVSTATYKSHHQPAADAYGLSKDWEAAAGNGIGAALAARQLEARDGFKPDIIIGHTGWGELTFMKEVWPDVPIIGFFEYFYRTTGGLVGFDPENPPGEHAGFFAHARNTVPFANIDVVDLGHSPTYWQRDRFPKSFHDKIYVSHDGIRTDRLQPDAKASIGLGRLPKPLSRDDEVITYIARNMERARGFHVMMRALPKILSERPNARILMIGGNETSYGRESTHPAGLRGEMEDELGDSVDWSRVHFLGRVPYGDLCKIIRISRCHIYLTMPFVLSWSLLESMSMQATVVAADVEPVREAVTHNETGMLVDFFDPGALADQVVDVLANPGAYAHLGPNARAHVVETYDFLTRCMPEHARQINALLPASKQLKI; encoded by the coding sequence ATGAAATTTCTCTTTGTGCACCAGAACATGCCCGGCCAGTACCGGGAGATGATCCAATGGCTGGCCGATCAGGGCGAGCATGAGATCGTGTTTTTGACCCAGCGAAACGATGTGAAGCTGCCGGGCGTCTCCACCGCCACCTACAAAAGCCATCACCAGCCCGCCGCCGATGCCTATGGGCTGTCCAAGGATTGGGAGGCCGCAGCCGGCAATGGCATTGGTGCCGCCCTCGCCGCGCGTCAGCTGGAGGCCAGAGATGGTTTCAAGCCCGATATCATCATCGGTCATACCGGCTGGGGAGAGCTGACCTTTATGAAAGAGGTCTGGCCGGATGTGCCAATCATCGGCTTCTTTGAATATTTCTACCGCACCACTGGCGGTCTCGTGGGCTTTGACCCGGAAAATCCCCCCGGCGAGCACGCCGGGTTTTTCGCCCATGCCCGCAACACCGTGCCCTTTGCCAATATCGATGTGGTCGATCTGGGCCACAGCCCGACCTATTGGCAGCGCGACCGCTTTCCCAAAAGCTTTCACGACAAGATCTATGTCAGCCATGACGGCATCCGCACCGACCGGCTGCAACCGGATGCCAAGGCCAGCATCGGTCTCGGCCGTCTGCCCAAGCCGCTCAGCCGTGACGATGAGGTGATCACCTATATCGCCCGCAATATGGAACGCGCCCGCGGCTTTCACGTGATGATGCGCGCCCTGCCCAAGATCCTGTCGGAACGCCCCAATGCGCGGATCCTGATGATCGGCGGCAATGAGACCTCATATGGGCGCGAAAGCACCCATCCCGCAGGTCTGCGCGGCGAGATGGAGGATGAGCTGGGCGACAGCGTCGACTGGAGCCGGGTGCATTTCCTCGGCCGGGTGCCCTACGGCGATCTGTGCAAGATCATCCGCATCAGCCGCTGCCATATCTATCTGACCATGCCTTTTGTGCTCAGCTGGTCCTTGCTGGAATCCATGTCGATGCAGGCCACGGTGGTGGCGGCTGATGTGGAGCCGGTGCGCGAGGCGGTGACCCATAATGAGACCGGCATGCTGGTGGATTTCTTTGACCCAGGCGCGCTGGCCGATCAGGTGGTGGATGTGCTGGCCAATCCCGGCGCCTATGCTCATCTGGGCCCCAATGCCCGCGCCCATGTGGTGGAAACCTATGATTTCCTGACCCGCTGCATGCCCGAGCACGCCCGTCAGATCAACGCGCTCCTGCCTGCCAGTAAACAGCTGAAGATCTGA
- a CDS encoding helix-turn-helix domain-containing protein, producing MPVHIVGESRLLRDMFLAICQSNDYQIGTCCDELSTLAGLGIDDLVLYYSHETGPELVEELRQFKEGNDASLLILIMGRECSTSMQTALSAYAEAVIPQRKSAEALIAALRVVQSGYRIVPSDISAALRAADVTTSGDDQSAETLTAAPAPELELAETVPADRVNGSLPQSASGTGALTGVLPGASTNSPGTTVPVDLRRMPASAAACGLSGREWLILTKLIDGATNKSIANELGICEATVKVHLRTCFRKIGAKNRTQAAIWASEQFLS from the coding sequence ATGCCTGTGCATATTGTGGGCGAAAGTCGCTTGTTGCGCGACATGTTTCTGGCCATTTGCCAGAGCAATGACTACCAGATCGGGACCTGCTGCGATGAGCTGTCGACGCTCGCGGGGCTGGGGATTGACGATCTGGTTTTATACTACAGCCATGAAACGGGACCGGAGCTGGTGGAGGAATTGCGCCAGTTCAAAGAGGGCAATGATGCCTCTCTGTTGATCCTGATCATGGGGCGGGAATGTTCCACCAGCATGCAGACTGCGCTCAGCGCCTATGCTGAGGCGGTGATCCCGCAACGCAAATCTGCAGAGGCGCTGATTGCGGCGCTGCGGGTGGTGCAAAGCGGCTATCGGATTGTGCCATCGGATATCTCTGCGGCGCTGCGGGCGGCGGATGTGACCACATCAGGGGATGACCAGTCGGCAGAGACCCTGACGGCGGCCCCGGCACCGGAACTGGAGCTTGCAGAGACTGTGCCTGCGGATCGGGTCAATGGCAGCCTGCCGCAATCCGCTTCTGGCACAGGTGCTTTGACAGGGGTCTTGCCTGGGGCCTCAACCAACAGTCCCGGCACCACCGTTCCGGTGGATCTGCGCCGCATGCCGGCCTCAGCCGCAGCCTGCGGCCTGTCCGGGCGCGAATGGCTGATCCTGACCAAGCTGATTGACGGCGCCACCAATAAATCCATCGCCAATGAACTGGGCATCTGCGAGGCCACGGTGAAGGTGCATCTGCGCACCTGTTTTCGCAAAATCGGCGCCAAGAACCGCACCCAGGCAGCGATCTGGGCGTCGGAGCAATTCCTGTCCTGA